In the Paenibacillus sp. FSL H7-0357 genome, one interval contains:
- a CDS encoding transglutaminase-like domain-containing protein — translation MSAYLKETELLNYSHPLIQQIVHSRQWDSMSRREQILGIYNYVRDEIRFGYNRADDIPASEVLQDGYGQCNTKGVLFMALLRAVGVPCRMHGFAIDKKLQKGAMKGWYYQLSPQEIIHSWVEVLYEGKWLNIEGFILDIPYLTKLQQKFEQCTGSFCGYGVATDNFQKPDIHWNENDTYVQKEGIVQDFGIYDSPDAFFTGHPQGLSPFKKIIYSRVVRHLMNRNVDHIRQG, via the coding sequence ATGAGTGCATACTTGAAGGAAACCGAATTACTAAACTATTCTCACCCATTGATCCAGCAAATTGTTCACAGCCGCCAGTGGGATTCGATGTCCAGGAGGGAACAAATTCTTGGCATATATAACTACGTGCGTGACGAAATCCGGTTCGGCTATAACCGGGCAGATGATATTCCGGCATCGGAAGTATTACAGGATGGCTACGGTCAGTGTAATACAAAGGGTGTGCTTTTTATGGCGTTGCTAAGGGCTGTGGGAGTGCCATGCCGTATGCATGGATTTGCCATTGATAAGAAGCTGCAAAAGGGGGCAATGAAAGGGTGGTATTACCAACTGTCTCCCCAGGAGATCATTCATAGCTGGGTTGAAGTGCTATATGAAGGCAAGTGGTTGAATATCGAAGGATTTATACTGGATATTCCCTATTTGACCAAGCTTCAGCAAAAATTTGAACAGTGTACGGGTTCATTTTGCGGTTATGGCGTTGCAACCGATAATTTTCAAAAGCCGGATATACATTGGAACGAAAATGATACCTACGTGCAAAAAGAAGGAATCGTTCAGGATTTCGGGATTTATGACAGCCCTGATGCCTTCTTCACGGGTCATCCGCAAGGGCTCAGTCCATTCAAGAAAATAATCTATAGCAGGGTGGTTCGGCATCTTATGAACCGGAACGTCGATCACATAAGGCAGGGGTAG
- a CDS encoding helix-turn-helix domain-containing protein: MMNLYGAEHHLMVVSDAIDAEEHRHSFLQVTISLTGEFDIDVAGQSLSCPGIIINSNVVHRLKEAGHPLMLLLIDSTSEMAASFRRYLEGQQYYVFPQGMMKSIREFVQKEYAGVKDPDSYRSFLGQLMMLLGVEQVNTAIVDPRIREFIQLIKDCTNSEHSVSQYARQFGLSNSRMSHLFKENTGISLSGYMVLHKLQKATYLIFEGLSITDAAMAAGFDSPSHLAATSKQLLGMTAKGIRKDSVFLKVSCLY; this comes from the coding sequence ATGATGAATTTATATGGAGCGGAGCATCACTTGATGGTGGTGTCAGACGCTATTGATGCGGAAGAACACCGGCATTCCTTTTTACAGGTGACGATCTCATTAACAGGAGAATTTGATATTGATGTAGCGGGGCAAAGCTTGAGTTGTCCAGGAATCATTATCAATTCGAACGTCGTTCATCGCTTAAAAGAGGCGGGACACCCGTTGATGCTTCTTCTGATAGATAGCACCTCTGAGATGGCTGCAAGCTTTAGGCGGTATCTGGAGGGGCAGCAGTATTATGTGTTTCCGCAAGGAATGATGAAGAGCATTCGCGAATTTGTGCAAAAAGAGTATGCTGGCGTTAAGGACCCGGACAGCTATCGTTCTTTTCTGGGACAACTCATGATGCTATTGGGCGTAGAACAGGTGAATACAGCTATTGTTGATCCGAGAATAAGAGAGTTTATTCAGCTCATAAAAGATTGCACGAACTCCGAACACTCCGTAAGTCAATACGCCCGGCAATTTGGTTTATCCAACAGCAGAATGTCGCACCTCTTTAAAGAAAATACAGGCATTTCGCTTAGCGGGTACATGGTGCTGCACAAGCTGCAGAAGGCAACCTATTTAATTTTTGAGGGGCTCAGCATTACGGATGCGGCTATGGCAGCAGGATTTGACAGTCCGTCACATTTAGCCGCCACCAGCAAGCAGTTGCTGGGAATGACGGCGAAGGGTATTCGCAAAGATAGCGTCTTTTTAAAAGTTTCTTGCCTGTATTAA
- a CDS encoding helix-turn-helix domain-containing protein: MMDKEILKLVGTRIRALRKERGLSQEALGEKGGFHFSYIGQIERGEKNVSLLNLHKIAESLEVNLVQLFAYQNEEFMVTSAESDIQDIVSMLRDANDEKIRVAKNVLKELL, from the coding sequence GTGATGGATAAGGAAATACTGAAGCTCGTTGGAACCCGGATTCGTGCTCTTCGGAAAGAGCGGGGCTTGTCACAGGAGGCGCTTGGGGAGAAAGGCGGATTTCATTTTTCATACATAGGGCAGATTGAACGTGGTGAGAAGAATGTCTCTTTATTGAATTTACATAAGATAGCGGAATCGCTTGAAGTTAATTTAGTTCAGCTATTTGCATATCAGAATGAAGAGTTTATGGTTACTTCAGCTGAGAGCGATATTCAGGATATTGTAAGTATGCTTCGTGACGCTAATGACGAGAAGATACGCGTGGCGAAAAATGTACTTAAAGAATTATTATGA
- a CDS encoding YecA family protein, with the protein MAIGRNDPCICGSGKKYKKCCINKPLRKASNTNTVLIDECVSDFEYIEATSKELEKIISLYTIDDVTRAIFCINSWADNRSALAQALTLNHSLSNTTKFGNRNIKQYSEFKEFFGAISIYLPITYREDLTLNDFGEVKIIVDGETYPVVIGTGHEQVYAVMNFLPELAEVLEMKGELKAVLHYNQKIINMLTDSNISSPGEDYDIAFEMPSEQFWVASNSLFNSKEFVELSKHASQIMGYQECPIEMRHFFVYKKEYYPIYNASILVDLYKKLLSLATAEEFHHHIRLTWGKLIENTFNFSNNDRSRVLIAPRIFNKDTGKPFTNNRLAFMAVSEGRVLVAIDKGDFDNLESIDAEIMAFNLLHESNQLRLCETYYRKELKGGYAFDVLAEMPIHFLLIEPFTVKSRSGWNGA; encoded by the coding sequence ATGGCGATTGGTCGTAATGATCCTTGTATTTGTGGAAGTGGAAAGAAGTACAAAAAGTGCTGTATTAATAAACCATTAAGGAAAGCTTCAAATACAAATACGGTCCTGATTGATGAGTGTGTTTCTGATTTCGAATATATTGAGGCTACCTCCAAAGAGCTTGAAAAAATCATATCCCTTTATACCATTGATGATGTCACCAGAGCTATATTTTGCATCAATTCTTGGGCCGATAATCGTTCGGCGTTAGCACAAGCATTAACACTTAACCATTCATTAAGTAATACTACAAAGTTCGGTAATCGAAATATTAAGCAATATTCCGAATTCAAAGAGTTCTTTGGTGCAATTTCTATTTATTTGCCGATTACCTATAGAGAAGATTTGACACTAAATGACTTTGGTGAAGTTAAAATAATTGTTGATGGTGAGACTTATCCAGTAGTAATTGGTACTGGTCACGAACAGGTATATGCTGTAATGAATTTTCTTCCTGAGTTAGCCGAAGTTCTTGAAATGAAAGGTGAACTTAAGGCTGTATTGCATTATAACCAAAAAATAATAAACATGCTGACTGATAGTAACATATCTTCTCCTGGTGAAGATTATGATATCGCATTTGAGATGCCCTCAGAACAATTTTGGGTAGCATCGAATTCTCTGTTTAATTCAAAAGAGTTTGTAGAACTTTCTAAGCATGCATCTCAAATAATGGGATATCAAGAATGTCCAATTGAAATGCGTCATTTCTTCGTTTATAAGAAAGAATATTACCCAATTTATAATGCATCAATTCTGGTCGATTTGTACAAAAAGCTGCTTTCTTTGGCAACAGCAGAAGAATTCCATCACCATATCAGGTTAACATGGGGGAAATTAATAGAAAATACTTTCAATTTTTCAAATAATGATCGTTCGCGAGTTCTCATTGCACCTAGAATTTTTAATAAAGATACAGGTAAACCATTTACAAATAACCGTTTAGCATTTATGGCTGTTAGCGAAGGTAGAGTGTTGGTTGCAATAGATAAAGGTGACTTTGATAATCTTGAAAGCATTGACGCTGAAATCATGGCATTTAATTTATTGCATGAGAGCAATCAACTGCGACTTTGCGAGACGTATTACAGGAAAGAATTAAAAGGGGGGTATGCATTTGATGTTTTGGCCGAGATGCCGATTCATTTTTTGCTAATAGAGCCATTCACCGTTAAGTCACGCTCCGGTTGGAATGGTGCGTAA
- a CDS encoding SRPBCC family protein, with protein sequence MHETKTTVFPITPIVTAVHTARKAGQTFPGFTANTLIDGNERTLILADGSSVKEWIVSIDEEERRLVFAVKEGRMPLLHHNASFQILPDSQGGSQFVWITDFLPAELTEAIQTQVVRVSAVIKQTLETESK encoded by the coding sequence TTGCATGAAACCAAAACCACTGTCTTTCCTATTACTCCTATCGTAACAGCGGTTCATACCGCAAGAAAAGCCGGGCAGACATTCCCGGGCTTTACAGCGAATACGCTTATCGACGGAAATGAACGCACACTGATTCTGGCTGATGGCAGCTCAGTGAAAGAATGGATTGTTTCCATAGATGAAGAAGAGCGCCGTCTGGTGTTCGCGGTGAAGGAAGGGCGCATGCCGCTTCTTCATCACAATGCTTCGTTTCAGATACTCCCTGATAGCCAGGGCGGCAGTCAATTTGTATGGATCACCGACTTTCTGCCTGCGGAGCTGACTGAAGCGATTCAAACCCAGGTAGTTCGCGTTTCGGCAGTCATTAAACAAACCCTTGAAACAGAATCAAAGTAG
- a CDS encoding WS/DGAT domain-containing protein, which yields MKKKIYKGTALDLIQTAYIENHIPLVYCYMELDTTIDVNRLKQAVSRTTEVIPQILCGYNETKNAWILEKYGSNSVVKIISEKNCYEDLIWDLHIGPQLKINVYHQGAGDHLQIAISHILTDGAGFQQYLALLCKFYNEQNLKAFSEVNFRSVVPLLFHTAIQRLPHISKHVHKGNIPAILPVEKGQTLLHSLKVTLSEEQLKMVQEKAKNLHVTLNDVFMGSYAYALKSFTAQDEMILTCPANLRKFSTLNGKLTIANMTGKYLCRISLAKDEELKETILAVHQEMERQKSHYDCFHSILFLHILHTILPIKLLRHITRAFYSVEPISYTNMGAINENIFFQGITIKECYLCGTYRQAPSFQVSISTYKNVCTLAVNMCGTEKQRITGMQLLNQMKSALLSEL from the coding sequence ATGAAGAAGAAAATTTATAAGGGAACGGCTCTTGACTTGATACAAACAGCATATATAGAAAATCACATTCCCCTTGTATATTGCTATATGGAACTTGATACCACGATTGATGTTAACCGATTGAAACAGGCGGTAAGCCGTACAACAGAGGTTATCCCACAAATTCTATGCGGGTATAACGAAACAAAAAATGCATGGATTCTGGAAAAGTATGGTAGTAATTCGGTGGTCAAAATCATTTCAGAAAAGAATTGTTATGAGGATTTGATTTGGGATTTGCACATAGGCCCACAATTGAAAATTAATGTTTATCATCAAGGTGCTGGCGATCATCTGCAAATAGCTATTAGCCATATTCTGACCGATGGAGCCGGATTTCAGCAATACCTTGCCCTGCTGTGTAAATTCTATAATGAGCAAAATTTAAAGGCATTCAGTGAAGTAAACTTCCGAAGTGTGGTTCCGTTGCTTTTTCATACTGCTATTCAAAGATTACCGCACATTAGTAAACACGTTCATAAAGGGAATATCCCGGCAATTCTGCCAGTGGAGAAAGGTCAAACGCTTCTTCATTCCCTAAAAGTCACATTATCCGAAGAACAGCTTAAAATGGTTCAGGAAAAAGCAAAGAACCTGCATGTTACTTTGAATGATGTTTTTATGGGTTCTTATGCCTATGCTTTGAAATCCTTTACTGCACAGGACGAAATGATATTAACCTGTCCAGCCAATTTGCGGAAATTCAGTACACTAAACGGCAAACTGACAATTGCCAATATGACAGGTAAATATTTGTGCCGCATTTCTCTTGCGAAAGACGAAGAATTAAAAGAAACCATATTAGCGGTACATCAGGAAATGGAACGGCAGAAATCGCACTATGACTGCTTTCATTCCATTTTGTTTCTGCACATATTACATACAATACTGCCAATTAAATTATTACGGCATATCACGAGAGCATTCTATTCGGTGGAGCCGATCTCTTACACCAATATGGGGGCGATTAATGAAAACATATTTTTTCAAGGAATTACTATCAAAGAATGCTATCTATGCGGTACATACAGGCAAGCCCCCTCTTTTCAGGTGTCCATAAGCACTTACAAGAACGTCTGCACACTTGCTGTAAATATGTGCGGTACGGAAAAGCAAAGAATTACCGGAATGCAATTATTGAATCAAATGAAGTCCGCTTTATTATCCGAATTATAA